A portion of the Apis mellifera strain DH4 linkage group LG6, Amel_HAv3.1, whole genome shotgun sequence genome contains these proteins:
- the LOC411387 gene encoding nose resistant to fluoxetine protein 6 isoform X2, with protein MLMNYQGFVEGNIKEKKKKVYDASVKIPPGVITGNYQQLGNYDECLQVKNEHGFTGKACSATVNFEIAKDNGKPRQLDIGDLLLNIAIASGHTSWKSGRSSNYEWMWCVPSSCNQTDIQEALELSLDPLKVEDRVDMVVNVSCRTAETDRAIFDISDWVYISILVIFVIVIIASTSYDMAKQGHLSTLNQKDKKHILLTSFSVYTNGKNLLKTNRHYNSINCLDGLRYISICWIIYGHTYYTEVVGVKMNLNEILQMHKNWASILVLNANLITDTFFLISGVLIAYTTLIKKEKSPREYFNVIGLYLHRYLRLTPAYAMMIGFYATLFYKVSSGPHWDQWIGANRDYCRENWWTNLLYLNNYIHLPRICMSQSWYLATEMQLVWLSPIFLYPMLKFTREIFFWLVFLLGLITSILIPFLITFNLRLNGTMLYYKDNTDLVNVYMQIYTKVYNRYGSYIIGIALGYLLYKNKSKNVKIHTIYVILGWLIAIASGFFIFMCPLWMYFDNYSYNELEASFYAGFHRQIFALSISWLIFCCAHGYGGFVNHFLSWKGWVPFSKLTYSAYLCHFVFLLVEAGSVRTTGIISTMAILRSFFSNLCLTMLLSALWTLCFEMPFMTLDRAFLSHKNQSNLSSKQNQEKIFGSTDSSKEIYRSTEDSSSTMIQDSENFNQKSEIGSIYDQNLKDDDKDDKCPFIFVIGSEDKNSWSQIRNVHQNNGYNEDSDKTQLNSGMETRIDHNYESSVNQNLIRKKEFK; from the exons ATGTTAATGAACTACCAAGGATTTGTAGAAGgaaatataaaggaaaaaaaaaaaaaag TGTACGACGCCTCAGTGAAAATTCCACCAGGCGTAATTACGGGTAATTATCAGCAACTAGGTAATTATGATGAATGTTTACAAGTGAAAAATGAACACGGATTCACCGGGAAGGCTTGCAGCGCCAcggtaaattttgaaatcgccAAGGACAATGGTAAACCACGCCAACTTGATATAGGTGATCTACTTTTGAATATAGCCATTGCCTCG GGACACACAAGCTGGAAATCGGGCCGTTCGTCGAACTACGAATGGATGTGGTGTGTTCCGTCAAGTTGCAATCAAACAGATATCCAGGAGGCGCTCGAACTCAGCCTCGACCCTCTGAAGGTAGAGGACCGCGTGGACATGGTGGTAAATGTTTCGTGTCGGACCGCAGAGACAGATCGAGCTATATTCGACATAAGTGACTGGGTTTACAT atCGATCCTGGTGATATTCGTAATAGTCATAATTGCCAGCACGAGTTACGACATGGCTAAACAAGGCCATCTGAGTACGTTGAACCAAAAAG ATAAGAAACATATCCTTTTGACTTCATTCTCTGTTTATACGAATGGAAAAAACTTGTTAAAAACGAACAGGCATTATAATTCGATCAATTGCCTTGATGGACTACGTTATATCAGTATTTGCTGGATTATTTATGGTCACACTTATTATACAGAAGTGGTCGGGGTTAAAATGAACTTGAACGAGATTTTACAG ATGCATAAAAATTGGGCTAGTATACTAGTACTCAATGCAAACCTCATTACCGATACATTCTTTCTCATAAGCGGTGTTCTAATAGCGTACAcgacattaataaaaaaggagaaaagtcCAAGAGAATATTTCAACGTGATCGGTCTTTATCTTCATCGTTATTTAAGATTAACTCCGGCTTATGCTATGATGATTGGATTTTATGCCACTTTGTTTTACAAAGTTAGCTCAGGCCCCCATTGGGATCAATGGATAGGTGCCAATAGAGATTATTGTCGAGAAAACTGGTGGACAAACTTACTTTacttaaacaattatatccATCTACCTAGAATC TGCATGTCTCAATCTTGGTATTTGGCAACCGAAATGCAACTCGTCTGGCTGTCGCCGATTTTCTTATACCCTATGCTCAAGTTCAcgcgagaaattttcttttggcTCGTTTTCCTGCTAGGTCTAATTACCTCCATTCTAATACCATTCCTAATAACATTCAATCTCAGGCTCAATGGAACTATGCTCTATTATAAGGA TAATACTGATTTGGTCAACgtatatatgcaaatttatacaaaagttTACAATAGATATGGATCTTATATTATTGGTATTGCTCTTGGTTATCTATTGTACAAAAACAAgtcaaaaaatgtaaaaattcatacc ATATATGTAATTCTTGGTTGGCTAATAGCTATAGCTTCTggttttttcatattcatgtGTCCTTTATGGatgtattttgataattattcttacaatGAACTAGAAGCGAGTTTTTATGCAGGTTTTCATAGGCAAATTTTTGCACTTTCCATTTCTTGGCTTATATTTTGCTGTGCCCATGGTTATGGAG GTTTTGtgaatcattttctttcttggaAGGGTTGGGTTCCTTTCAGTAAATTAACTTACAGCGCTTATCTGTGCCATTTCGTGTTTTTATTAGTAGAAGCTGGATCAGTTCGTACTACTGGTATAATTTCAACTATGGCAATT CTTCGCAGCTTCTTCAGTAACCTCTGTCTTACAATGCTTCTTTCTGCACTTTGGACATTGTGTTTCGAAATGCCATTTATGACGTTAGATCGTGCCTTTTTGTCTCATAAGAATCAATCGAATCTATCTTCTAAACAAAaccaagaaaaaatatttggttCTACCGATTCCAGCAAAGAAATCTATCGTTCTACGGAAGATTCTTCATCTACAATGATACaagattctgaaaattttaatcagaaatCTGAAATAGGCAGCATATACGATCAGAATTTAAAGGATGACGATAAAGATGACAAATGTCCGTTTATTTTTGTGATCGGATCTGAAGACAAAAATTCGTGGTCACAAATAAGAAATGTCCATCAAAATAATGGCTATAATGAAGACTCAGATAAAACTCAATTGAATTCTGGAATGGAGACTAGAATAGATCATAATTATGAATCATCcgtaaatcaaaatttgattaggaagaaagaattcaaataa
- the LOC411387 gene encoding O-acyltransferase like protein isoform X1, with product MKSCDILSYRFSIFNRKSDCFISFGFLFLLLISVGFAELTVDKPEKILLDFLSKPFAPLDGASEECLKDSSVYLKELNRYTPWALQMYDASVKIPPGVITGNYQQLGNYDECLQVKNEHGFTGKACSATVNFEIAKDNGKPRQLDIGDLLLNIAIASGHTSWKSGRSSNYEWMWCVPSSCNQTDIQEALELSLDPLKVEDRVDMVVNVSCRTAETDRAIFDISDWVYISILVIFVIVIIASTSYDMAKQGHLSTLNQKDKKHILLTSFSVYTNGKNLLKTNRHYNSINCLDGLRYISICWIIYGHTYYTEVVGVKMNLNEILQMHKNWASILVLNANLITDTFFLISGVLIAYTTLIKKEKSPREYFNVIGLYLHRYLRLTPAYAMMIGFYATLFYKVSSGPHWDQWIGANRDYCRENWWTNLLYLNNYIHLPRICMSQSWYLATEMQLVWLSPIFLYPMLKFTREIFFWLVFLLGLITSILIPFLITFNLRLNGTMLYYKDNTDLVNVYMQIYTKVYNRYGSYIIGIALGYLLYKNKSKNVKIHTIYVILGWLIAIASGFFIFMCPLWMYFDNYSYNELEASFYAGFHRQIFALSISWLIFCCAHGYGGFVNHFLSWKGWVPFSKLTYSAYLCHFVFLLVEAGSVRTTGIISTMAILRSFFSNLCLTMLLSALWTLCFEMPFMTLDRAFLSHKNQSNLSSKQNQEKIFGSTDSSKEIYRSTEDSSSTMIQDSENFNQKSEIGSIYDQNLKDDDKDDKCPFIFVIGSEDKNSWSQIRNVHQNNGYNEDSDKTQLNSGMETRIDHNYESSVNQNLIRKKEFK from the exons ATGAAATCTTGTGATATTCTATCTtatagattttcaatttttaatcgtaaatccgattgtttcatttcatttggTTTTCTGTTCCTTTTATTGATATCGGTTGGATTCGCTGAATTAACTGTTGATAAAcctgaaaaaatattactggATTTTCTGTCAAAACCTTTTGCACCCCTCGATGGAGCGTCAGAAGAGTGCCTCAAAGACAGCTCTGTTTACTTGAAAGAACTTAATCGTTATACACCATGGGCACTGCAGA TGTACGACGCCTCAGTGAAAATTCCACCAGGCGTAATTACGGGTAATTATCAGCAACTAGGTAATTATGATGAATGTTTACAAGTGAAAAATGAACACGGATTCACCGGGAAGGCTTGCAGCGCCAcggtaaattttgaaatcgccAAGGACAATGGTAAACCACGCCAACTTGATATAGGTGATCTACTTTTGAATATAGCCATTGCCTCG GGACACACAAGCTGGAAATCGGGCCGTTCGTCGAACTACGAATGGATGTGGTGTGTTCCGTCAAGTTGCAATCAAACAGATATCCAGGAGGCGCTCGAACTCAGCCTCGACCCTCTGAAGGTAGAGGACCGCGTGGACATGGTGGTAAATGTTTCGTGTCGGACCGCAGAGACAGATCGAGCTATATTCGACATAAGTGACTGGGTTTACAT atCGATCCTGGTGATATTCGTAATAGTCATAATTGCCAGCACGAGTTACGACATGGCTAAACAAGGCCATCTGAGTACGTTGAACCAAAAAG ATAAGAAACATATCCTTTTGACTTCATTCTCTGTTTATACGAATGGAAAAAACTTGTTAAAAACGAACAGGCATTATAATTCGATCAATTGCCTTGATGGACTACGTTATATCAGTATTTGCTGGATTATTTATGGTCACACTTATTATACAGAAGTGGTCGGGGTTAAAATGAACTTGAACGAGATTTTACAG ATGCATAAAAATTGGGCTAGTATACTAGTACTCAATGCAAACCTCATTACCGATACATTCTTTCTCATAAGCGGTGTTCTAATAGCGTACAcgacattaataaaaaaggagaaaagtcCAAGAGAATATTTCAACGTGATCGGTCTTTATCTTCATCGTTATTTAAGATTAACTCCGGCTTATGCTATGATGATTGGATTTTATGCCACTTTGTTTTACAAAGTTAGCTCAGGCCCCCATTGGGATCAATGGATAGGTGCCAATAGAGATTATTGTCGAGAAAACTGGTGGACAAACTTACTTTacttaaacaattatatccATCTACCTAGAATC TGCATGTCTCAATCTTGGTATTTGGCAACCGAAATGCAACTCGTCTGGCTGTCGCCGATTTTCTTATACCCTATGCTCAAGTTCAcgcgagaaattttcttttggcTCGTTTTCCTGCTAGGTCTAATTACCTCCATTCTAATACCATTCCTAATAACATTCAATCTCAGGCTCAATGGAACTATGCTCTATTATAAGGA TAATACTGATTTGGTCAACgtatatatgcaaatttatacaaaagttTACAATAGATATGGATCTTATATTATTGGTATTGCTCTTGGTTATCTATTGTACAAAAACAAgtcaaaaaatgtaaaaattcatacc ATATATGTAATTCTTGGTTGGCTAATAGCTATAGCTTCTggttttttcatattcatgtGTCCTTTATGGatgtattttgataattattcttacaatGAACTAGAAGCGAGTTTTTATGCAGGTTTTCATAGGCAAATTTTTGCACTTTCCATTTCTTGGCTTATATTTTGCTGTGCCCATGGTTATGGAG GTTTTGtgaatcattttctttcttggaAGGGTTGGGTTCCTTTCAGTAAATTAACTTACAGCGCTTATCTGTGCCATTTCGTGTTTTTATTAGTAGAAGCTGGATCAGTTCGTACTACTGGTATAATTTCAACTATGGCAATT CTTCGCAGCTTCTTCAGTAACCTCTGTCTTACAATGCTTCTTTCTGCACTTTGGACATTGTGTTTCGAAATGCCATTTATGACGTTAGATCGTGCCTTTTTGTCTCATAAGAATCAATCGAATCTATCTTCTAAACAAAaccaagaaaaaatatttggttCTACCGATTCCAGCAAAGAAATCTATCGTTCTACGGAAGATTCTTCATCTACAATGATACaagattctgaaaattttaatcagaaatCTGAAATAGGCAGCATATACGATCAGAATTTAAAGGATGACGATAAAGATGACAAATGTCCGTTTATTTTTGTGATCGGATCTGAAGACAAAAATTCGTGGTCACAAATAAGAAATGTCCATCAAAATAATGGCTATAATGAAGACTCAGATAAAACTCAATTGAATTCTGGAATGGAGACTAGAATAGATCATAATTATGAATCATCcgtaaatcaaaatttgattaggaagaaagaattcaaataa